In the Thiomicrorhabdus sp. genome, one interval contains:
- a CDS encoding TolC family protein, whose protein sequence is MFTKNTLFQSIFSKPILLRVGLMTAGLLCAFGVSAQPLKLQQLFDIATQNNPELSYLQANQDLSLAKYQESEALLKPQVRLISEFSYAWMEMNNFPRFANQVAVSYPLYDPMLQDSKLIASTQYDIEIDLLEAGRQKAWLQVSQQYFNYWKQQAASHYLEQEKDYLYELLFQVESRLELGMQDLDDMAKVQSRIDRNRSQRIEAQKRLALLKNNLREVLGINDRPDIEVEALAKPAIPQQAPLFVTDLLEDSLSKQQLDGLIQSQDQQWQRLILGNPLVEALQKQWQAAQQKIHQKQQVLTPKVEAFGALVYNESDRNFYDDMRGFRGGVRVNAPLYLGGQASAEVAQARAEADKIAALQRKQENALITMAMNAWLELQSAYENYDVQRQALKTARCTLQAIEQALISGNSDIIELLEAQKAVYQAQSALPDTEAEIGLQRIQFYWAIGRLNPQRL, encoded by the coding sequence ATGTTTACCAAAAACACACTATTTCAATCTATTTTCTCTAAGCCGATTTTATTACGCGTCGGCCTGATGACGGCGGGGCTGTTATGCGCTTTCGGCGTTTCGGCTCAACCACTCAAATTGCAGCAGCTATTCGACATCGCCACACAAAACAATCCGGAATTGTCGTATCTGCAGGCAAACCAGGACCTCTCTCTGGCGAAATACCAGGAGAGCGAAGCCCTGCTTAAACCGCAGGTGCGCCTAATCAGCGAATTCAGCTACGCATGGATGGAGATGAATAACTTTCCGCGTTTTGCCAATCAGGTCGCCGTCAGCTATCCGCTGTACGATCCGATGCTGCAGGACAGCAAGCTGATCGCGTCCACGCAATACGACATCGAGATCGATCTGCTCGAAGCCGGTCGCCAAAAAGCCTGGCTGCAGGTTTCCCAGCAGTACTTCAATTACTGGAAACAACAGGCGGCTTCACACTATCTTGAGCAGGAAAAAGACTATCTCTACGAGCTGCTGTTTCAGGTAGAGAGCCGTCTCGAACTGGGCATGCAAGACCTTGACGATATGGCTAAAGTTCAAAGCCGTATCGACCGCAACCGCAGCCAGCGCATTGAAGCGCAAAAACGTCTCGCCTTGCTGAAAAACAATCTGCGCGAAGTGCTTGGTATCAACGACCGCCCGGATATCGAAGTCGAAGCTTTGGCCAAACCGGCCATTCCGCAACAGGCGCCGCTGTTCGTGACCGACCTGCTTGAAGACAGTCTGAGCAAGCAACAACTCGATGGCCTGATACAAAGTCAGGATCAGCAATGGCAGAGACTGATTCTCGGCAACCCCTTAGTTGAGGCATTGCAAAAACAGTGGCAGGCGGCACAACAGAAAATTCATCAGAAACAGCAGGTACTCACTCCCAAAGTCGAAGCCTTCGGTGCGCTGGTGTATAACGAATCGGATCGTAATTTCTACGACGATATGCGCGGCTTCCGCGGCGGCGTGCGCGTCAATGCCCCACTGTATCTCGGCGGGCAGGCTTCGGCCGAAGTGGCCCAGGCGCGTGCCGAAGCGGACAAGATCGCCGCTTTACAGCGCAAGCAGGAAAACGCTCTTATCACCATGGCGATGAACGCCTGGCTGGAATTGCAGAGCGCCTACGAGAATTATGACGTGCAGAGACAGGCTCTGAAAACCGCACGCTGTACATTGCAAGCGATCGAACAGGCGCTGATCAGCGGCAACAGCGACATCATCGAACTGCTTGAAGCGCAAAAAGCGGTTTATCAGGCACAAAGCGCTCTACCAGATACCGAAGCCGAAATCGGCCTGCAACGCATCCAATTTTACTGGGCGATCGGGCGTTTAAATCCACAACGCCTCTAA
- a CDS encoding methyltransferase domain-containing protein encodes MSKRPDRNFDKLVDKFEKKVYDTVKGEWRLKLLKEDLDTLKYGPQLNVWDAGCGFAQISQWLAEAGHHTTLCDLSHQMLIRARNNFEAAGLQAEFLEGPAQEIAQGLPSFDLVLFHAVLEWLAEPQATLKTVADKVKPGGKLSLLFYNRNSVVIRNTLRGGWRLPYLLEDAYLGKGKKLTPPNPQIPEVVCQWLEEWGFKIEVHTGIRVFHDYMTHEVLEQSELEELLALEYRYCRQPTYRNMARYIHLLASRAD; translated from the coding sequence ATGTCCAAGCGCCCCGACCGCAACTTCGACAAACTGGTCGATAAATTCGAGAAAAAAGTCTACGACACCGTCAAGGGTGAATGGCGTTTAAAACTATTGAAAGAAGATCTGGATACACTGAAATACGGGCCGCAATTAAACGTTTGGGATGCAGGCTGCGGCTTTGCCCAAATCAGCCAGTGGCTTGCCGAAGCCGGACATCACACCACTCTCTGCGACCTGTCACATCAAATGCTGATTCGCGCCAGAAACAACTTCGAAGCAGCCGGATTACAAGCGGAATTTCTGGAGGGACCGGCACAGGAAATCGCCCAAGGGTTACCGTCATTCGACCTGGTTCTGTTCCACGCCGTTCTCGAGTGGCTCGCCGAACCGCAAGCAACGTTAAAAACCGTCGCCGACAAGGTCAAACCGGGCGGCAAACTTTCCTTACTGTTCTATAATCGTAACTCGGTGGTTATCCGCAATACTTTACGCGGCGGCTGGCGACTGCCTTATCTGCTCGAAGACGCTTACCTCGGCAAGGGCAAAAAACTCACCCCGCCCAACCCGCAGATTCCCGAGGTCGTCTGCCAATGGCTTGAAGAGTGGGGCTTCAAGATCGAAGTTCACACCGGGATTCGCGTTTTTCACGATTACATGACCCATGAAGTGCTGGAGCAGAGCGAACTCGAAGAACTGCTGGCTCTGGAATACCGCTATTGCCGTCAACCGACCTATCGCAATATGGCGCGTTATATTCACCTCCTGGCAAGCCGTGCCGATTAA
- a CDS encoding cation:proton antiporter, which translates to MESQQIEVAHILITFGGLFIIGLVADLLGRHTPLPRVTLLILTGFLIGPSALDWLPPFTDAWFPILTDIALAMIGFMLGQNLTRKKLASMGRPILGISLGVMFMTALLMFTGLWLLGIPVEIALILAGIAPATAPGPVVDVTSELQAKGCFTDTLLGIVAVDDAWGMLMFSLLLVAASLMLGNGNAFVSLEDGLWEVFGALLLGGLLGFPMAYLSSHLYPGKASQAEVLGLVLLCAGLAEWLEVSYILAAMSMGTVVANFSRDHCERPFREIETFQWPLLILFFLLAGASLQLQSLFEAGLIGLAYILLRIAGRISGSFLGATWAGCHERNYAWMGLAMLPHAGVPIGMALVAIQHFPQHESLLLAVILGATVVFELIGPFITRKMLIKSGDANSPL; encoded by the coding sequence GTGGAAAGCCAACAGATCGAAGTCGCCCATATTCTGATCACTTTCGGCGGCCTTTTCATTATCGGCCTGGTTGCCGACTTGCTCGGCCGACACACGCCTCTGCCACGGGTCACGCTTCTCATTTTGACCGGTTTTCTGATCGGTCCTTCCGCGCTGGACTGGCTGCCGCCGTTTACCGATGCCTGGTTTCCGATCCTGACCGACATTGCTTTAGCGATGATCGGTTTTATGCTCGGACAGAACCTTACACGTAAAAAACTCGCCTCCATGGGCCGTCCGATTCTCGGTATCTCTCTGGGGGTCATGTTTATGACCGCCTTATTGATGTTTACCGGTTTATGGCTGCTTGGCATTCCAGTCGAAATCGCGCTGATTCTCGCCGGAATTGCTCCGGCGACCGCCCCCGGACCGGTCGTCGATGTCACCAGCGAATTACAGGCTAAAGGCTGTTTCACGGATACCTTGCTGGGCATTGTCGCTGTCGACGACGCCTGGGGGATGCTGATGTTCAGCCTTCTGCTGGTTGCGGCTTCACTGATGCTCGGTAACGGCAATGCTTTCGTCAGTTTGGAAGATGGCCTGTGGGAAGTCTTCGGGGCATTATTGCTCGGCGGCCTGCTCGGTTTTCCGATGGCTTATCTCAGCAGCCACCTTTATCCGGGGAAAGCTTCTCAGGCGGAAGTGCTTGGCTTGGTACTGTTATGTGCCGGCCTGGCCGAATGGCTTGAAGTTTCCTACATTCTGGCCGCCATGAGCATGGGAACCGTGGTTGCCAACTTCAGTCGCGACCATTGCGAACGCCCGTTCCGCGAAATCGAAACTTTTCAATGGCCGTTGCTGATTTTATTTTTCCTCCTTGCCGGAGCCTCTCTGCAATTGCAATCGCTGTTTGAAGCGGGGCTGATCGGTCTGGCCTACATTCTGTTACGGATTGCCGGACGTATCAGCGGTTCTTTTCTCGGCGCAACCTGGGCCGGATGCCATGAGCGGAATTACGCCTGGATGGGATTGGCAATGCTGCCACATGCCGGGGTGCCGATCGGTATGGCACTGGTAGCGATTCAGCACTTCCCTCAACATGAATCGCTGTTATTGGCAGTAATTCTCGGCGCGACGGTGGTATTTGAATTGATCGGCCCCTTCATTACCCGCAAAATGCTGATAAAATCCGGCGACGCCAACTCGCCTCTCTAA